The proteins below come from a single Halobacillus salinarum genomic window:
- a CDS encoding MFS transporter, which yields MQQDSTQPKVSRWCIVSMASIPLVMTLGNSMLIPVLPIFENKVGITSLQSSMIITSYSLAAILLIPVAGYLSDRFGRKIVILPSLILALIGGLIAGYASWKMGDPYLWIMIGRVLQGMGAAGAMPIILPLVGDLYKDDEKKTSSCLGVIETSNTFGKVLSPILGSLFAAFLWFLPFFSISIFSFLSIVMVFFFVKVPKGKEEKPDQLKVFIKKTKQIFKREGKWLYPVFMMGGYAMLVLFAVLFFLSENLEKTHGIHGVKKGFVLAIPLFALCVTSYVTGRKIKDNTMVMKWVMMICLIMTAITVAFVGYVSDALSLLLITTSVLGIAIGAILPALDAMITEGIEKEERGTITSFYSSSRFVGVAAGPPVMSLVMKDYLNVSNLAAGAIGAILLVLVIKFIQGKKEQMPEKGII from the coding sequence ATGCAGCAAGATTCTACTCAACCAAAGGTCAGCCGCTGGTGTATCGTCAGTATGGCTTCCATTCCGCTCGTCATGACACTGGGGAATTCCATGCTTATTCCTGTGCTGCCGATTTTTGAAAACAAAGTAGGTATTACCTCCTTGCAATCAAGCATGATCATTACGAGTTATTCGTTAGCGGCGATCCTGCTCATTCCCGTAGCGGGTTATTTGTCTGACCGCTTCGGGAGAAAAATCGTGATTCTACCTTCCTTGATTCTTGCTTTAATCGGTGGACTGATTGCCGGCTACGCTTCCTGGAAAATGGGTGATCCATACCTTTGGATCATGATTGGAAGGGTGCTGCAGGGGATGGGAGCTGCCGGGGCGATGCCGATCATCCTGCCGCTAGTCGGAGACCTGTATAAAGATGATGAAAAGAAAACGAGCTCTTGTTTAGGCGTGATTGAAACGTCGAATACCTTTGGAAAAGTACTCAGTCCCATCCTCGGCTCATTGTTTGCCGCTTTTCTCTGGTTTCTGCCCTTTTTTTCTATTTCTATTTTTAGTTTTCTTTCGATTGTGATGGTTTTTTTCTTTGTGAAAGTTCCTAAAGGAAAAGAAGAGAAGCCCGACCAGCTAAAAGTGTTTATCAAAAAGACCAAACAAATTTTTAAAAGAGAAGGGAAATGGCTCTATCCTGTATTTATGATGGGGGGCTACGCGATGCTGGTGCTGTTCGCGGTTCTGTTCTTTTTATCTGAGAATCTGGAAAAAACCCACGGGATTCACGGGGTGAAAAAAGGCTTCGTACTTGCGATTCCGCTGTTTGCCTTGTGTGTGACCTCCTACGTAACGGGAAGGAAAATCAAGGATAACACGATGGTCATGAAATGGGTGATGATGATTTGTTTAATTATGACAGCCATCACCGTTGCCTTTGTAGGATACGTAAGCGATGCTCTGTCGTTGCTGTTAATAACAACGAGTGTGCTCGGGATCGCGATCGGTGCGATTCTTCCTGCCCTGGATGCAATGATAACTGAGGGAATTGAAAAAGAGGAGCGCGGGACGATCACGTCATTTTACAGCTCGTCTCGATTTGTCGGGGTAGCAGCAGGACCGCCGGTGATGTCGCTTGTCATGAAGGATTACTTAAACGTCAGTAATCTGGCCGCTGGCGCGATTGGGGCTATTTTGTTAGTGCTTGTTATTAAATTTATTCAAGGAAAAAAGGAACAGATGCCCGAGAAGGGGATCATTTAG
- a CDS encoding branched-chain amino acid aminotransferase, which produces MSNFDLTIHESDHKKPKPQTDQIAFGRTFTDHMFMMDYDTGKGWHDPRIVPYEPVTLDPASMIFHYGQTVFEGLKAYRTADDRILLFRPEKNLQRLNQSSDRLSIPPIDEEEVMGYLKELVKLEREWVPETDGTSLYIRPFIIATEPSLAVAPSKTYIFMIILSPVGSYFPGGIHPVQINVEDQFTRAVKGGTGMAKTAGNYSSGYQAQAKASETGNADVLWLDGIEKRYIEEVGSMNIFFKIDGEVVTPALNGSILKGITRTSILEVLNDWGVPVVERKIAIDELYEAYQAGKVEEAFGTGTAAVISPVGELNWQGKQMVINNREIGPLSQELYDTITGIQRGNREDAYGWTIEL; this is translated from the coding sequence ATGAGCAATTTCGACCTAACCATTCATGAATCTGACCATAAAAAACCGAAGCCGCAGACAGACCAGATCGCATTTGGAAGAACGTTTACGGATCACATGTTTATGATGGACTATGATACGGGGAAGGGCTGGCATGATCCTCGCATCGTCCCTTATGAACCTGTCACGTTAGATCCTGCTTCCATGATCTTTCACTATGGCCAGACGGTATTTGAAGGATTGAAAGCTTACCGGACGGCAGATGACCGCATCCTGTTGTTCCGCCCGGAGAAAAATTTGCAAAGACTCAATCAATCAAGTGATCGTCTAAGCATTCCGCCGATTGATGAAGAGGAAGTGATGGGGTATTTAAAAGAGTTAGTTAAACTCGAACGCGAGTGGGTGCCGGAAACGGACGGCACATCGTTATACATACGGCCGTTTATTATCGCAACGGAGCCGAGCCTCGCCGTAGCCCCGTCCAAAACCTATATCTTTATGATTATCCTGTCACCTGTAGGATCTTATTTTCCCGGTGGCATTCATCCCGTCCAGATTAACGTCGAGGATCAATTCACCCGTGCTGTCAAAGGGGGAACAGGGATGGCTAAGACCGCAGGAAATTATTCCTCCGGTTATCAAGCGCAGGCGAAGGCGAGCGAAACAGGAAATGCTGATGTCCTTTGGCTGGACGGCATTGAAAAGCGGTACATTGAAGAAGTGGGCAGCATGAATATTTTCTTTAAAATCGACGGAGAAGTCGTGACACCGGCGTTAAACGGCAGTATTTTAAAGGGGATTACCCGAACGTCGATCCTCGAAGTGCTGAACGATTGGGGAGTTCCAGTGGTTGAGAGGAAGATTGCCATTGATGAGCTGTACGAAGCCTATCAGGCAGGAAAAGTCGAAGAAGCCTTTGGCACAGGGACCGCTGCCGTCATCTCCCCAGTCGGCGAGCTGAACTGGCAGGGGAAACAAATGGTGATCAACAACCGCGAGATTGGACCGCTCTCCCAGGAGCTTTATGACACCATCACCGGTATTCAACGGGGGAATCGAGAAGATGCGTACGGCTGGACTATAGAATTATAA
- a CDS encoding aldo/keto reductase, which yields MKYNPLGSTDLSISELSFGTWAIGGSWGQTNDTEALKAIEKAIDHGVNFFDTADVYGAGHSEELLAKATKGRESDIHIATKFCRQGDIHDPANYSMEQVSSYLEDSLRRLNRDQVDLYQIHCPPFEIMKDGSVFDVLEKLKQDGKIRYYGVSVETVEEGLYVLENSNASALQVIFNIFRQKPMEQLFPKALEKQAGVLARVPLASGLLTGKFNKDHTFEEDDHRSFNQNGEAFNVGETFAGLEFNKGVELSRELEWIAVGRGNMTQASIRWILQQEAVTSAIPGFRNVSQVEDNLQALEVKPFTDKELADLKSFYKEEVHDYIRGVY from the coding sequence GTGAAGTACAACCCATTAGGAAGTACGGATTTGTCCATTAGCGAATTGAGCTTCGGCACTTGGGCGATCGGCGGAAGCTGGGGACAAACCAATGATACCGAAGCACTGAAGGCGATTGAGAAGGCCATCGATCATGGTGTTAATTTTTTTGATACAGCCGATGTTTATGGAGCAGGACACAGCGAGGAACTGCTCGCAAAAGCTACCAAAGGCAGGGAATCGGACATCCACATTGCCACGAAGTTCTGCCGCCAGGGGGATATTCACGATCCAGCCAACTACTCGATGGAACAGGTTTCCTCTTATTTAGAAGACAGCTTACGGAGACTGAACAGGGACCAGGTCGACCTTTACCAGATCCATTGTCCTCCGTTTGAAATTATGAAGGATGGCTCCGTATTTGATGTGCTCGAAAAACTGAAGCAAGACGGCAAGATCCGTTATTACGGGGTCAGCGTTGAAACGGTGGAGGAAGGCTTGTATGTGTTAGAAAACTCTAATGCCAGTGCGCTGCAGGTCATTTTCAATATTTTCCGCCAGAAGCCGATGGAACAATTGTTTCCAAAAGCGTTGGAAAAACAGGCAGGTGTTCTTGCCCGTGTTCCGCTTGCGAGCGGCTTGTTAACGGGGAAATTCAATAAGGACCATACGTTTGAAGAAGACGATCACCGCAGCTTTAACCAGAACGGCGAGGCGTTTAATGTCGGCGAGACGTTTGCCGGATTGGAATTCAACAAAGGCGTTGAACTGAGCCGCGAGCTTGAATGGATTGCTGTCGGCCGAGGCAACATGACGCAGGCTTCCATCCGCTGGATTCTCCAGCAAGAAGCCGTGACCAGTGCGATTCCTGGTTTCCGCAACGTCAGCCAGGTGGAAGACAACCTTCAAGCATTAGAAGTGAAACCATTTACGGATAAAGAACTAGCAGATTTAAAAAGCTTTTACAAAGAGGAAGTACACGACTATATCCGTGGAGTTTATTAA
- a CDS encoding VOC family protein has product MIEKIGQIGIPVSDLDRAVQFYQNHLELELLFRTDNMAFFNCRGVRLLLTLPEREMFNHASSVIYFQVDHIQQAYEDLKAKGVFFTGEPHRIAKMEQTETWMAFFYDSEDNTHALMSEVNVP; this is encoded by the coding sequence ATGATTGAAAAAATCGGCCAGATCGGCATCCCAGTCAGTGACCTCGACAGGGCGGTGCAATTTTATCAGAACCATTTGGAGCTTGAACTGCTGTTTCGCACGGACAACATGGCATTTTTCAACTGCCGGGGCGTCCGGCTGCTGCTCACACTGCCGGAGCGGGAAATGTTCAACCACGCAAGCTCGGTCATCTATTTTCAAGTGGACCATATTCAACAGGCTTATGAGGATTTAAAGGCGAAAGGTGTCTTCTTTACCGGAGAACCGCACCGGATTGCCAAAATGGAGCAAACGGAAACGTGGATGGCTTTCTTTTATGATTCTGAGGATAATACCCATGCTTTGATGAGTGAAGTAAATGTGCCGTAA
- a CDS encoding sigma-54 interaction domain-containing protein: MHSLLENHRHDLFNTFFESRNFCIVIVDHEGVVSFMNESYCEFLHLERARIIGKHVTDVIENTRMHLVVESGKEEIADLQFIRGSYMIANRIPLRSEGKVIGAIGMVLFRDTEEWMKMNSHIKELLAELKAYRSQLEQKNGAVYSLHHIISRSPLVEQLKDKVKKVAPGDASVLLRGESGTGKELFAHSIHQLSERSTGPFVKVNCAAIPEHLLESELFGYQEGAFTGAKRGGKPGKFQLADGGTLFLDEIGDMPVNAQVKILRVLQEGEVEAVGAVKPRKIDVRIIASTHQPLEELIAAQKFREDLFYRINVVQFHIPPLRERVEDVRLLSKALLHKLTGQIGKRVTDFHEDVYECFRQYHWPGNVRELENVVESSIHLTSGEMIAMEDLPERLQPHSYIGNEGFSLKEVLERTEKQAIERALLKADGDKVEAAGLLQIGKSSLYDKAKKYGL; this comes from the coding sequence ATGCACTCTTTACTAGAAAACCATCGTCATGATTTGTTTAACACCTTTTTCGAAAGCCGTAACTTCTGTATCGTCATCGTCGATCATGAAGGGGTGGTTTCGTTTATGAATGAAAGCTACTGTGAGTTTCTTCACTTGGAAAGAGCCAGGATCATCGGCAAGCATGTGACAGATGTTATCGAAAATACCCGGATGCACCTTGTCGTCGAATCCGGGAAAGAAGAGATTGCTGATCTGCAGTTTATCCGCGGAAGCTATATGATCGCGAACCGTATTCCACTGCGTTCTGAGGGAAAAGTGATCGGCGCGATTGGCATGGTGCTGTTCAGGGATACCGAAGAATGGATGAAGATGAACAGCCACATTAAAGAGCTTCTCGCTGAGTTAAAAGCCTACCGCAGTCAGCTCGAACAAAAGAACGGTGCCGTTTATTCGCTCCATCATATTATCAGCCGTTCTCCTTTAGTCGAGCAGCTGAAGGACAAAGTGAAAAAAGTAGCCCCCGGGGATGCCTCTGTGCTTTTAAGAGGAGAAAGCGGAACGGGGAAGGAATTGTTTGCACACAGCATTCATCAGCTGAGTGAGAGGAGTACAGGGCCGTTTGTGAAAGTGAATTGTGCTGCCATTCCGGAACACTTGCTCGAATCCGAGCTGTTTGGCTATCAGGAAGGGGCGTTCACAGGAGCGAAACGGGGCGGAAAGCCTGGAAAATTCCAGCTGGCCGACGGAGGGACGTTGTTTTTGGATGAAATTGGCGACATGCCGGTCAACGCACAGGTCAAAATCCTCCGCGTCCTTCAGGAAGGAGAAGTAGAAGCAGTAGGAGCAGTGAAACCCCGGAAAATCGATGTCCGGATCATCGCTTCTACCCATCAGCCGCTCGAAGAATTGATTGCTGCACAAAAATTCCGGGAAGACCTTTTTTACCGGATCAATGTCGTGCAATTTCACATTCCCCCTCTAAGGGAGCGGGTGGAAGATGTTCGTTTGCTGTCCAAAGCGCTGCTTCATAAGCTCACCGGCCAAATCGGGAAACGCGTGACTGATTTTCATGAAGACGTGTACGAATGCTTTCGGCAGTATCATTGGCCGGGGAATGTGAGGGAACTTGAGAATGTCGTCGAGTCCTCGATTCACCTGACGAGCGGGGAAATGATTGCCATGGAAGACCTGCCTGAGCGCTTGCAGCCGCATTCCTATATCGGGAACGAAGGGTTTAGTTTGAAGGAAGTGTTGGAACGGACAGAAAAACAGGCCATTGAACGTGCCCTGTTAAAAGCAGATGGAGATAAGGTCGAAGCGGCAGGATTGCTGCAAATCGGGAAATCCAGTTTATATGACAAAGCTAAAAAGTACGGGTTGTAA
- a CDS encoding CoA transferase subunit A, producing the protein MKTVYSSFQDAVEEIHDHATLMVGGFGLVGIPENLILALVESKVKHLTVISNNCGVDDWGLGLLLKNKQIDKMIGSYVGENKEFERQVLAGELEVELTPQGTLAERIRAGGAGIPAFYTPAGVGTPIAEGKEVRTFDGKEYLLQTGLRADFSLIRAEKGDPFGNLTFNKTARNFNPMMAAAGKVTIAEVEHFVKAGELEADQVHTPGIYVQGLIEGQQEKRIERLTVAASTN; encoded by the coding sequence ATGAAAACAGTTTATTCATCATTTCAAGATGCAGTAGAAGAGATCCACGATCATGCAACGCTGATGGTCGGAGGGTTTGGTTTAGTAGGAATTCCGGAAAATTTAATTCTCGCTTTAGTAGAATCCAAGGTTAAGCACTTAACGGTCATCTCCAATAATTGCGGTGTCGATGACTGGGGTCTCGGACTGCTGCTGAAAAATAAACAAATCGATAAAATGATCGGTTCTTATGTCGGGGAAAATAAAGAATTTGAGCGCCAGGTGTTAGCTGGAGAATTAGAGGTGGAGCTCACGCCGCAAGGGACGCTTGCCGAAAGAATACGGGCAGGTGGGGCTGGAATCCCTGCTTTTTATACACCGGCTGGCGTTGGGACACCGATTGCAGAAGGAAAAGAAGTACGAACCTTTGACGGAAAAGAGTACTTGCTCCAGACCGGATTGCGAGCCGACTTCAGTTTAATCAGGGCGGAGAAGGGCGACCCATTTGGCAATCTCACCTTTAACAAAACCGCTCGTAATTTTAACCCAATGATGGCCGCTGCCGGCAAGGTAACGATTGCGGAAGTGGAGCACTTCGTAAAAGCTGGAGAGCTTGAAGCAGACCAGGTTCATACGCCGGGCATCTATGTTCAGGGATTGATTGAAGGCCAGCAGGAAAAACGAATCGAACGGCTGACGGTAGCAGCCAGTACGAACTAG
- a CDS encoding 3-oxoacid CoA-transferase subunit B encodes MAVHMDKAAVREMIARRAEREIESGFYVNLGIGMPTMVANYIQADKQVVLQSENGLLGIGKFPEEAEVDPDLINAGKETVTAALGSSYCSSAESFAMIRGGHLDLAILGGMEVSERGDLANWMIPGKMIKGMGGAMDIVHGAKKIVIIMDHVNKHGEPKILKECRLPLTGKQIVNRIITDRAVMDVTDEGLVLVEVMNGWTIEEIKDSTEADLKVDPALYEQAR; translated from the coding sequence ATGGCAGTACATATGGATAAAGCAGCAGTAAGGGAAATGATCGCAAGGAGAGCTGAGCGGGAAATTGAAAGCGGTTTCTATGTCAATCTAGGCATCGGAATGCCAACGATGGTGGCGAATTATATTCAAGCTGACAAACAGGTCGTGCTGCAGTCGGAAAACGGCTTGCTTGGGATCGGTAAGTTTCCTGAAGAAGCGGAAGTGGATCCTGATTTAATTAATGCCGGCAAAGAAACGGTAACGGCAGCTCTTGGGTCTTCATACTGCAGCAGTGCAGAATCATTTGCGATGATCCGCGGCGGACATTTGGATTTGGCGATTCTCGGAGGCATGGAGGTGTCTGAGCGAGGCGACTTGGCCAATTGGATGATCCCGGGAAAAATGATTAAAGGCATGGGCGGTGCGATGGATATCGTTCATGGCGCGAAGAAAATCGTGATTATCATGGACCACGTGAACAAGCATGGCGAGCCGAAGATTCTAAAAGAATGCCGCCTGCCGCTGACCGGAAAACAGATTGTCAACCGTATCATTACAGATCGGGCCGTCATGGACGTCACGGACGAAGGACTCGTTCTCGTTGAAGTGATGAATGGCTGGACCATTGAAGAAATTAAGGACTCGACAGAAGCTGATCTGAAGGTTGACCCGGCGTTGTACGAACAAGCGCGTTAA
- a CDS encoding 3-hydroxybutyrate dehydrogenase, whose protein sequence is MVENQVVFITGAASGIGYEIGTEFAKQGAKVAFTDLNEEKVKEAARKLEQEGHDCIGIKCDVTKEEELKQSIDQTVEHYGRLDVLINNAGLQHVAAIEEFPTEKFELITKVMLVAPFMAIKHAFPIMKKQGSGRIINMASINGLIGFAGKAAYNSAKHGVIGLTKVAALEGAEAGITVNALCPGYVDTPLVRNQLEDLAENRGVSMEKVLEQVIYPLVPQKRLLTVQEIADYTMFLASGKARGVTGQAVVLDGGYTAQ, encoded by the coding sequence ATGGTAGAGAATCAAGTGGTTTTTATTACAGGGGCAGCAAGTGGGATTGGGTACGAGATCGGAACCGAATTTGCGAAGCAGGGAGCTAAAGTGGCTTTCACGGATCTCAATGAAGAAAAAGTGAAGGAGGCTGCCCGTAAGCTGGAACAAGAGGGGCATGACTGTATCGGGATCAAGTGCGATGTCACGAAGGAAGAAGAGCTGAAACAGTCGATTGATCAGACGGTGGAGCACTACGGGAGGCTTGATGTACTGATTAACAACGCGGGTTTGCAGCATGTGGCAGCCATTGAAGAATTCCCAACAGAGAAATTTGAGCTGATCACGAAGGTCATGCTGGTGGCCCCGTTTATGGCGATCAAGCATGCGTTTCCGATTATGAAAAAACAAGGCTCCGGCCGAATCATTAACATGGCTTCGATTAATGGGTTAATCGGTTTTGCCGGCAAGGCCGCCTACAACAGCGCGAAGCATGGCGTGATCGGCTTAACAAAAGTAGCCGCTCTTGAAGGGGCGGAAGCAGGGATTACCGTGAACGCGTTGTGCCCTGGCTATGTGGATACACCGCTCGTGAGAAATCAGCTTGAGGACCTGGCGGAAAACCGCGGCGTATCGATGGAAAAGGTGCTGGAACAGGTGATCTACCCATTAGTTCCCCAAAAGCGTCTGTTAACGGTACAGGAAATTGCGGATTACACGATGTTTTTAGCGAGCGGCAAAGCTCGCGGCGTCACAGGGCAGGCGGTCGTGCTTGATGGCGGCTATACAGCCCAATAA
- a CDS encoding acetyl-CoA C-acetyltransferase gives MKPVYIIEGARTPFGSFGGRLKDVSPTNLGVTASKEAIKRSGIDPEQIDLSVIGNVIHSSKNAPYLARHIALKSGLTQNAPSLAVNRLCGSGLQSVVSAAQSIVLGEGETALAGGVDSMSLAPYALRGSRFGTKLGSPQVDDMLWAALTDEYIGCGMGVTAENLAEKHHISREEQDQYAAFSHQRASEARRSGKFDEEIAPVEVKTRKGTEMVAADEHIREDTTGEVLSKLKPAFKKEGTVTGGNASGINDGAGAVVLAGEDAVTNLSLKPLSKIISWGVAGVDPSYMGIGPVPAMKMALEKAALTIEDMSVIEVNEAFAAQYLAVEKEMGLDRSKVNVNGGAIALGHPVGASGTRVLYTMMKELTRRNERYGIASLCIGGGQGIAMIVENVQMNQ, from the coding sequence ATGAAACCTGTCTATATTATAGAAGGCGCGCGTACACCGTTTGGAAGCTTTGGCGGCCGTTTGAAGGACGTGTCCCCTACCAACCTCGGTGTAACAGCGAGCAAGGAAGCGATAAAAAGAAGCGGCATCGATCCAGAGCAGATTGATCTATCGGTGATCGGCAATGTGATTCATTCTTCCAAGAACGCCCCGTACCTCGCCAGACATATTGCTCTTAAGTCAGGGTTAACACAAAATGCCCCGTCTTTAGCAGTCAATCGCCTGTGCGGTTCAGGGTTGCAATCGGTCGTATCTGCAGCACAGTCGATTGTGCTTGGAGAAGGGGAAACCGCCCTTGCCGGCGGAGTAGACAGTATGAGCCTTGCTCCGTATGCGCTTCGGGGCAGCCGTTTTGGCACGAAGCTCGGGAGTCCTCAAGTCGATGATATGCTCTGGGCAGCTTTAACCGATGAATACATCGGCTGCGGCATGGGTGTGACCGCTGAGAATCTGGCAGAAAAACATCACATCTCCCGGGAAGAGCAGGATCAGTATGCGGCATTCAGTCACCAACGAGCAAGTGAGGCGCGCCGTTCAGGTAAGTTTGACGAAGAAATTGCTCCCGTTGAAGTGAAAACGAGAAAAGGCACAGAAATGGTGGCTGCTGATGAACATATCCGCGAAGATACAACCGGAGAAGTTCTCTCAAAGCTGAAGCCTGCTTTTAAGAAGGAAGGAACGGTAACAGGAGGCAATGCCAGTGGCATTAACGACGGGGCGGGAGCGGTCGTCCTCGCTGGAGAAGATGCCGTAACGAACCTGTCTTTGAAACCGTTGTCAAAAATCATCTCCTGGGGTGTTGCCGGGGTTGATCCTTCTTACATGGGCATTGGCCCTGTACCCGCCATGAAAATGGCGCTAGAGAAAGCAGCGCTTACGATCGAGGACATGAGTGTCATTGAAGTCAACGAAGCCTTTGCGGCCCAGTATCTGGCTGTGGAAAAAGAAATGGGGCTTGACCGCTCGAAAGTCAACGTCAATGGCGGTGCCATCGCGCTCGGGCATCCGGTCGGTGCGAGTGGTACCCGTGTGCTTTATACGATGATGAAAGAACTCACACGCAGAAATGAACGATACGGCATCGCATCTCTTTGTATCGGTGGTGGCCAGGGAATTGCCATGATTGTGGAAAATGTTCAAATGAATCAGTAA
- a CDS encoding GntP family permease → MLGIFLGLAVLMALAYLGWSIIWIAPIAAGVVAVTGGLDLLDAYKDTYMGGFVSFAKDWFPVFMLGAVFGKLMEDTGMARSVAVAFTKVIGTKRAILGVLVSAAVLTYGGVSLFVVVFAVYPLALSLFREANISRKLIPATVALGSFTFTMTALPGTPQIQNLIPMEYFKTTPTAAPIMGIAAAIIMAVGGYLYLVWQEKKLTAKGDVYTEPKDKKVMNEDEHVPHFILSILPLLTVLLTLNLLKWDVVTALISGIVLIMLLNVTKFKKFVPSINSGASGSVIAIINTSAAVGFGTVVRAAPGFERLTELLMGVKGNPLISEAVAVNVLAGATGSASGGMGIALEALGSKYYEIAMNTGISPEAFHRVASISSGGLDALPHNGAVLTLLAITGLTHRDSYKDIFVVAVLIPVVSVIVAIILASIGLI, encoded by the coding sequence GTGCTCGGAATATTTTTAGGACTCGCGGTATTAATGGCGCTTGCTTATTTAGGCTGGTCGATCATCTGGATTGCGCCGATTGCCGCCGGAGTGGTCGCTGTTACCGGCGGACTCGATCTGCTGGACGCTTATAAGGATACGTACATGGGCGGCTTTGTGTCGTTTGCGAAAGACTGGTTCCCCGTCTTTATGCTCGGGGCTGTGTTTGGAAAATTAATGGAGGACACCGGCATGGCAAGGTCGGTGGCTGTCGCGTTCACAAAGGTCATCGGCACAAAACGTGCCATCCTTGGTGTGCTCGTCTCTGCAGCTGTGCTTACGTATGGCGGAGTCAGCCTGTTTGTCGTTGTATTTGCTGTCTATCCACTTGCCTTATCGTTGTTTCGTGAAGCAAATATCAGCCGCAAGCTGATTCCGGCTACCGTCGCGTTAGGCTCGTTTACCTTTACGATGACGGCATTACCGGGGACGCCGCAAATCCAAAACCTGATCCCGATGGAATATTTTAAAACTACACCGACAGCTGCCCCGATTATGGGGATCGCGGCGGCGATTATTATGGCCGTTGGCGGATATTTATATTTAGTGTGGCAGGAGAAAAAGCTGACCGCCAAAGGGGACGTCTACACGGAACCGAAGGATAAGAAAGTGATGAACGAAGATGAGCACGTGCCTCATTTTATTCTTTCTATTCTTCCGCTGTTGACCGTACTTCTAACCTTAAATCTATTAAAATGGGATGTTGTCACCGCGCTCATTTCCGGAATTGTGTTGATTATGTTGTTGAACGTAACGAAATTCAAAAAGTTCGTTCCCTCGATTAACAGTGGGGCGAGCGGTTCGGTCATTGCCATTATTAATACGAGTGCCGCAGTCGGTTTCGGAACCGTTGTCCGTGCCGCGCCGGGATTTGAACGGTTGACCGAGCTTCTCATGGGTGTAAAGGGAAATCCACTCATTTCAGAAGCTGTTGCGGTTAACGTACTCGCCGGGGCTACAGGTTCTGCTTCCGGAGGCATGGGAATTGCTTTGGAAGCGCTGGGCTCCAAATATTATGAGATTGCGATGAATACAGGAATCAGCCCGGAAGCTTTTCACCGGGTGGCATCGATCTCCTCGGGCGGTTTAGATGCGCTTCCCCACAACGGAGCAGTGCTGACGCTGCTTGCGATTACAGGACTGACGCATAGAGACAGCTACAAAGATATTTTTGTAGTTGCCGTACTTATTCCGGTCGTCTCAGTAATCGTAGCTATTATTCTTGCTTCTATTGGTCTCATTTAA
- a CDS encoding universal stress protein has translation MAMQILVAYDGSEMSNHAVEEAKAKAKEHPGSVIHVITVVFGTGPVTNAAFMRNIGHELAEKYESDMVQVRTEIEEAQLTAVTNVLVGETNRNPGATICNYAKEHKIDLIIMGNRGLGGVQKLLLGSVSNHVVNHSACPVLVMK, from the coding sequence ATGGCAATGCAAATCCTTGTGGCTTATGATGGCAGTGAAATGAGTAATCATGCGGTAGAAGAAGCGAAAGCCAAAGCCAAAGAGCATCCTGGCTCTGTCATTCACGTGATCACGGTCGTTTTTGGTACGGGCCCGGTCACTAATGCTGCGTTTATGCGCAATATTGGACATGAACTTGCCGAAAAATATGAATCGGACATGGTCCAGGTGAGGACAGAAATTGAAGAAGCTCAATTAACCGCTGTTACGAACGTGTTAGTAGGAGAGACTAACCGCAATCCAGGAGCAACGATTTGCAACTATGCCAAAGAACACAAGATTGATCTTATTATTATGGGAAATCGAGGTCTTGGCGGAGTTCAGAAGTTATTACTCGGAAGCGTCAGCAATCATGTCGTCAACCATTCCGCTTGTCCTGTATTAGTCATGAAATAA
- a CDS encoding RNA polymerase factor sigma-54, whose product MKLEQTQTTKLYMTKELRQNIELLTYTYADLEQFIEEKTLENPLLEFKSIANKEDYTSYLPKQTFDWRTDIHEQLGWLDISRHQKQVLAVLVESLSERGFLEETDQQLADVFSIEVEEVQNSRRQLMMLEPEGLGSRGGSTFSPFKYISISLRTSFFTK is encoded by the coding sequence ATGAAGCTTGAGCAAACCCAGACGACAAAGCTTTATATGACCAAAGAGCTTCGTCAGAATATTGAGCTTCTCACATATACCTATGCAGACTTAGAGCAATTCATAGAAGAGAAAACTCTTGAGAATCCGTTGCTTGAATTCAAGTCGATCGCCAACAAGGAAGATTACACTTCCTATCTTCCTAAACAAACGTTTGATTGGCGGACGGATATCCACGAGCAGCTTGGCTGGCTGGATATAAGCCGCCATCAGAAGCAGGTGCTTGCTGTACTGGTGGAGAGTTTAAGTGAGCGGGGATTTCTCGAAGAAACAGACCAGCAGCTTGCTGACGTCTTCTCTATAGAAGTAGAAGAGGTGCAAAATTCACGAAGGCAGCTGATGATGCTTGAACCTGAAGGGCTAGGCTCCCGGGGTGGCAGCACTTTCTCACCTTTCAAGTACATAAGCATTTCCCTGAGGACCAGCTTCTTCACGAAATAG